aaattgatttttgttttatttaagtgattgtttaaatttagtttattttattagttaaacgTATATGCCACATACGaaggttgattttttttttttttagtttttagtttattaaattaatttatttagtatttaaaatttttagttttttataatatgttaggTAATTATATGTAAGGGAGTGGGGTGGGAACACACAGATCTGAAAATGGAGAGGTGAGAACAATGACGGAACACATTGAGATAAATGaatgataaaaatgttaaatatataataaagtgaTTATAGTTGGAATGATTGAGAATAACTTTGTAttgttatttgaaataaaaataaaagaggatAAATTGAGAGCATGATACTTCAAGTTTTGTATAATATAAAGTGGATACATTAATAAATAGTGTAAATATATTTCATGGAAACTAGTTTTCACAGTTTTATTcatggtgatgtttcaaaaaggAACAGTTTTGTCCCCTCTCTCTGTCcatcaaataattttagaaacGGGCCTATGATAGCCCAGTAAGGACGAAACTAGTGGGCTTGGATTGCCTTGCAATCAGGCCCAAGATCGAGGTTCGCTTTCCCTCCAAGTTTACCCGTTTTTTTAAATGCATTTAAAAATTACCCGTGTAATATTCTTTCACACGCAAGATTTCTTCCGACTTTTTTTCAAGGTGTGTGAACAAACTAAATCCTCCACGTAATGTATTTATTTTCGCAACAGAATctgtaattcaaaattatattttttattttttaggaagAAGGAGCCATTCGGAAAATACTTTATAAGAACTACTCCACTTCGAACAAAAATCCAAACATAATTTCAGAAGCACTGACTGCAGTGGGAGTAAGAAACAAACGGTGGCAAAGAAAAGAGGGTGGTGGCGCCCACCAGAAAGCGCGAACGAACAAACACGTCCTTTGTCTGAATTGAAAAGGTGTCGAATATGCATTCAAAGAGAATGTGTTGTATTCAagaaatgatgatgatgatgatgaagatgttgaagaAGCATGCTGATATTTCAATTCAACAATGTCCGTAGTATCCCTCTCCCTCACTATTACTCATCACACTCCACATCTTTGAAAATCCTGCACCGCACCTGTTTGATCAACGATTCACTCCAATGAAGTGCTTCTCTTTGCCCTCACTCTCTGTTCCCACTCTCGCCGTCCTCCCTCAATGCGCTGTCACGGTTAGAGTTTCTCTCGCCAACAGGTTCTCCCAATTGCACGAGAGCGATTCCGTTATTCGCTCGGTGGCGAAGACTCGCGCTGCTCGGAATGGCGGCGCTTTCGACACGGAAATCGCGGTGGTCGAAAAACCGCAACTGGAGAGTCTCTTTCAAGTTTCCAGTGGCTACCCTTCCCCCTTCGGTGCCACCGTTAGAGACGGTGGAGTCAATTTCGCCATTTACTCTCTCAATGCACTCTCCGCCACTCTCTGTTTGTTTACTCTCTCCGATTTTCAGAATGTGAGCCACTCCTCTCTACGTCTCCCGATCTCCGAGAATGAGTTTAATAATCCAATTGTGTATTTGGATTCACGTTCGGTACTCTAAAATCACTTTAAAAtgtttgcatgttttttttttcacgtccACGAAACGTTTCTAGGTCTCAACCTCAGGCAATTTAAGTAACAAATTTTATACTAAGTTGTAGTACTCTTAACTTGCTTTAGGAATATGAACATCAATTCATTATCACTCCACTTTAAAATAACCAAATAAATTCTCCGAAGGATCATCCAAATACACGGTAAAACTTCTGAAAACTTAATTCGGTTGGAGTTTGTGGTTGTTGAACGTTTGAGTTTATTTGTTGCAGAATCGAGTGACGGAGTCTGTTCCTCTTGATCCGTTGATAAATAAAACTGGAGCTGTTTGGCATGTTTTCTTGAAAGGAGATTTTACTGACATGCTTTATGGATACAAATTTGATGGCAAGTTTTCTCCTCTGGAGGGGCAATACTATGACCCTTCTCGTATACTGTTGGACCCTTATGCAAAAGTCAGTGCCTCTGCAGTTTGCACTCTTcttgttttgattattttgttcaAATTGGAATGCTGGCGAAGAGTGGCGCAACAAAACTCCCTCTATTGATGattttttgtgatttctttAGTTATTTGAGTGGACCCTAATCATATATTACTCATTTGTCTAGGCAGTTATAAGCAGAGGGGAGTTTGGGGCTTTAGGGCCTAATGGTAACTGCTGGCCCCAGATGGCTGGCATGGTACCTTCAGATCATGATGAGGTGCTTTATTGTTTTAAtggtttttagtttttactgtaactttttgaaaattatatctCATTCGTGCAACTTGTTTAGTTTGATTGGGAAGGCGATTTGCCTCTGAAGTATCCACAAAAGGATCTTGTAGTATATGAGATGCATGTGCGAGGGTTCACAAAGCATGAGTCGAGCAACACCAAGTTCCCTGGTACATATCTTGGTGTGGTGGAGAAGCTTGACCACTTAAAGGTGAAGTTTCTGATAATTGTTTAAGATAATTTGAAGAATTCCTTGTGAAACTTTATTATGTAAAAGTAGTCCagtattcttttttataatttttttgttcagTCTAATAGATTGTGCATTTCTGAACTAATGGTAATGAAATCCTCAACAGTATAAGGAAAGAATTGTGTCTTTATTTAAGAAATAGAGGTACTTTTTCAGCGAGAtaacaaaatgcatgattttaaAGGAACTTGAATTGGACTCAGGTCAGGGGTAGACTTTGGGTTGAGTCATACTTTCATCTAGGTTCATCACCCATACTATTCTCCCATGCTGTTGAATCtacgatatttttttttttcacgaacTTGGGGTTTTACATTATGTGTTTTGCCTCTATATTGCGCTACTGGACAAAGCagacatgaatatataaaatgtttactAATCCATatgaaattttggttttatttgttttgcagGAACTTGGAGTAAATTGTCTTGAACTAATGCCATGTCATGAATTCAATGAGCTGGAGTACTCCAGTTACAATTCTGTACAAGGGGACTACAGGTAAGGGAGTTATTTTGTTCATGGAATATTTCTATTATGATTGACTTCAGGTTATATTGGAATCTTCAAGTCAGTGTATAGTAAGGGTGATTATAATAATCGgttataaaagaataactatCAGCATAATTAACTGGTTTTGACTTAACCAGTTAATTAAAAATGGggataaaattaacttatgacAAGTGAGTATTAATTAAACATGAAGAAATATTAATCATAGATTTAGGTGTGAAGATgtactaatataaaaaatattttttgaaacccATTAGATACCTAGAACTGGCTATGGAACTGGTTTAGGATATATACCCAGTTATTTAGCTAGTTATATAACCAGATTTTCATAACTGATTATAGTTTACTCATAATGACCACTTGTCATATTGGGTTTTGTACGGTTGTGGTTAAGTTATTGAAATAACTTGTCCATGAGAAGTCCTAACTTCTACTCATTCATTTTTGAGATAGCTTTTTAAACCCCTGATGTCTCACATATTGCAAAGTGGtatatcataattttctttCCAACCTGATCATAgcttattttgattaattcacGATCTCATTGGACAGTATTCTACATCACTGGCTCGAACAATTCGTTTTTTGACTTCTCTTAGagtttatcttaattatatcCATTTGTTGTAGGGTCAATTTTTGGGGCTATTCAACCGTCAATTTCTTCTCTCCAATGATCAGATACTCATCTGCTGGCATAAGAAATTGTGGCCGTGATGGgattaatgaaatgaaattccTGATCAAAGAGGCACACAAACGAGGAATAGAggtcaacaaaaatatatatgatatgatTTCATTCACTGGTTTCtgcttctttttcatttttaaatgaaattatgttttcattgCTATTTTACTGCTTCAGGTTATCATGGATGTTGTTTTCAATCATACAGCTGAAGGGAATGAGAATGGTCCCATTATTTCTTTCAGAGGTGTGGACAACAGTATCTATTACATGGTAGCACCCAAGGTGAGTTCAATATTTTTGCTCCCTGTTTCCACTTGTAAGTTGGGGTTAAGACTGAATTTCTTTAACAGAACTGTCCTTGGATAACAAAACAGAATTATAGTGTGGAAAATATGAGATAATTGCCAAATTACAGGGAAAATTCCCTTAGTCAGTCAAAAGACTACTGTGAAATCCTCAAATACTTTCTACCGTGCCATTCTATTCCTCCTCCTTTAGTGCTTCTCCTTAATTATTAGCATAATCCCTCTTTTACTCTTCTCATGCCACCTGTTCTTTCTGTTATTTTCCCTCTCTCTCCACAacctaattttttcttccaGCTGCTGTCCTCTCTCATATACTCACAGGCCTTGATTGTCAGGCCTAACTCCTTGACTCTCTTGGCCTGATTTAACTGTCCCTTCCCCCTTTTTCCTTCTCCTGTTTACTATAAATTGCCCATAAGTTAGAACTTTTCAAGCTTGGTAATAACTCAACTTTCCCATCCAGTTGGAAGAGGAAGAACTCAAATATTACACTAAAAGGTAATATACTTATAAGAAGGGGATTCTTGGTAAATCTAtttccaattttttaattactgacaaataaaactcaaattttgtTTAAGGTCTGCGTCTTTACTTAAGgattgtaattaattttgcaGATTAGGTTTTTGTAGCTCTAtgaataatttcaaatcattttaatttattcttgtgagactttgtttcttctaattctaattatatatCACGGATAATATAAACTAGATTACTAGATATACTTTTATGAATTCTCAGGGGGAGTTCTATAATTATTCGGGATGTGGAAACACATTCAATTGCAGTCATCCAGTTGTACGACAATTTATAGTGGATTGCTTAAGGTAtgattacaataaaatatgaaatatatttctcgtggattttgtttataattaaaacacTTTCTGTATATTATATGTCCCAATTCTTGATTTAAATCAGATATTTATAgtcaaaataatacaaaattgttGACTTTTTTGCTTATGGGCATTTAGATGCTTGGCATAGGTGTACAATTACATGCATGCTCTATATCATAAATTTCAGATGTAGAGGTGTGTGTGTGGGACTGTTCCTTAAAGCGTCAGAGaacatataaaatttagatCCTAGATTAGTGATTAAGTTCCGAGTCTGCTGTCATCCAACTAGCATTTCGCTTCCTATATAATTTACCTTAATGCCATACCTTTCACTCTTATAAAGTGCATGATGGTATATTCTTTCAGTTTACTAATGTCTGGTCAGATTTGTTTCATTTCCTTTTCTACTTGGGCTTATTACAGTTGCTAATagaaaattttactatttttctcTTGTGCAACAGATATTGGGTTACAGAAATGCACGTGGATGGTTTTCGCTTTGATCTTGCTTCTATTATGACCAGGAGTAGTAGGTAATATGTAGTGCAttgtttctaaaaaaattatgtagacTGGTAGATCATACTGTTCTTATTACCTCTCATTACTTGTTACCAGTCTCTGGGATGCAACTAATGTGTTTGGTGCTCCAATAGAAGGTGACTTGCTGACAACTGGAACCCCTCTAGGCAGTCCACCATTAATTGACTTGATCAGTAACGATCCTATACTTCGTGGAGTGAAGGTTTTCCAACTTAATTCATTACAATCAATTGTGTACCTTTGTTATTAGTTTCTGGACATACACTGTATCCTCAATTGCGTgctttctaaattaatttttgaagtgTATAAAAGTAACATCTGAAATGACGGTATCCTTTTTAACGTAATTTCCAAGAAATGAACAGAGTTCACCAAAATGATTGTATGGACCCTGTTGGATTGGAAATTAGGATTCTGTGTAAGTTATCTGGGATTGTACAAATCAGACTCTCTCTAGATATGGTTGGTCTGTCTAATTGTCTGTTTACATGACAGATAAACGGGTTTAAAGAATAGAGATTAAGTTTTCTGCTGATATTTGAATGGGTGTTGATTTTGTTGTATGATTTGGGATTCACAACTTGCAAGCTTAGAGTGGATAGATTGCTTTGATTATTCTCGTTTCTGCAAAGAGGCATGAATTCTGACATTTCTGCTACAAGAAActaatgaaaggaaaaataggtGTTCCTTGCTGGTCATGACTATGATTCTTATGGTTACAGTGTGTGATTAATACAAATTGTTTTCAGTGAAACAATGAAAAATGACGTTTTTAAGGGGCAGTGGGCAACACAAGGATTAAGGGTCacttagaagaaaagaagagaaacagCAGAATCATTATGTTTCTGCAAGAAATTCATTAAGTACCTCAAACACTTGGTAAggaaattgttaaatttttaaacaattttatttaataattgctTAAAGAGTCCACTAATCTAAACAAATATATCTATATGGATGATTAAATAATTCAGAAAGATGGACTTGCCTTGGTCGTAGTTGCTATCTTGGTATGGTACACCAATTTACTTTGTAAAAGAAACTGAATGAGAGggaattttgattttattaactTATGAAAGAGGAAGCTTACGAGTGTAGCTATAGCTAACTGCTTATAGCATGAGAGATAGTTGTTGTGTAAGTAACTAAGTGCTTAACTACATTGATACGATAGATAGTAGTTAGCAATGCTAACAACTCTTACTACTTATATGCATTATTTACTTACAGAATGTAACTAATTACATTATCCCCTACCCTCAATCTCAAGGAGaatattttttagttgaaaAACTCTTCTAATTGGGTTTGCCTGTATGATCTGGCAAATGAGTTAAAGAAAGACGTTTGATCAACACATCTGCACACTTATCCAGGGCTGGAATGTGATAGATGAAAAGCTGCTTGGCCATAATCTTTTCCAGcacaaagaaaatatcaatCTCCATGTGTTTGGTGTGGCTATGAAACACTGAATTATGAGCAATAGGCACAACACTTTGATTGTCACCAAGAAGAACTGGGTTAGTGAAAGGAACTTGCAAGATCTCAACGCCAAGTGCATATTCCAATACGCTTAACCTTTAGAACTTGTATCACAAGTGAAAGTCCATTGATTTAAATAGAAAGATATACTGATTCGGTAATTTAAAAGGAGATGGCTAAACTGGTCATAGATATTTAGGTGATTGAGCGTTATTTTTTTGCAATAGGTGCTCACTGTTGGTCCTTATTACCTTATCTCACTTTTGAATTAGAATATTAACAGGGTAAGGACAGCCTTTTAAAGTAGTGTTTCCTTCTAGGTACCATTTACTGTCTTGTTGCCTCACCTCATCTATATTGAGTGCATAGCACAATTCGTTGGATTTGGTCATGCTTTAGTATTCTGTTGGTCATTGTAATCATTGTTATCTGTTTTATAGATTAGTTTTGTACTCATTTGGAAGCAGTTAGCTAAGGTTTCAAGTTACTTAATTTCTTCTTGTATAGCTTATAGCTGAAGCTTGGGATGCTGGAGGCCTCTACCAAGTTGGCACTTTCCCTCACTGGGGTATTTGGTCAGAATGGAACGGGAAGGTTAGTGCAAAATGTAACTGTTGGATTCATAACCCTGTTATTTTGCTGTAACAAAAGCATGTAGAAGCACATCTTGAAGTAGAGCTATCTTTTGGAAAAAGAGAACTTGATAACAAGAGACACAAAAATATAACTGCATCAGTTCTATTGCATTATATCATATGCATCATTTAGCCTATTTAAATGAAACCGCAAGAATAACTGCATCAGgtttcattttattgaaaataacctggttttaaattatatgatctTGTCAACTGAAATGCAGTTAAACtttgtatgtaatttatatcTGTCTTCAATATTTCTTTCTGGAGTTTGAATTTATGACAGGATATGCTGTACAATGAGTGGATCACTGTAAATCACACGAAAGTGTCATGGCTTTTTCAAATGTTCAATCTTGCATAAAATATTGGATTATGAATTTGGCACAAAACttgtcaattattttttatgactaATGTACAATGAATTCTCTTCTTTTCCAGACCAGTCTGCAAAAATTGATAATTACCAGTTGTATGGAATTACCTATCTATGCATTTAATgagttttttattcattttccttGACACAAGCTAAAGCTTTGAgaatttaaccaaaatatatggACTGTTTTTACCTTTAACCGAATTCTTTCACACCCATGTACAAGCTCTTCTGCTGCCACCTGCCCCTCCTCCCCATCCCAATGTCAGTTCTTTGCTTTCCATGTATGTCTCTTAACCAACATGGTCACGTATGTTCTGTGTAATGCATGATCCAcaaattgtaaattatataGTGTTCTTGTGGTTAGGTGTATGAGTTATGAACTATCTATTGTTTTGCAGTATAGAGACACGGTGCGCCAGTTTATCAAGGGTACAGATGGCTTTGCTGGAGCATTTGCTGAATGCCTTTGTGGGAGTCCTAATTTATATCAGGTTTATTTGGTGCCTCATTCTATAAAAatagtttcatttttatataaactcCCACATATACTCTTACTATTGTGATAATTGTTATAGATTTATTGACAGTGATTATTGCTTCAATGGGtctgtttttattttcctaCTTTGTACAGTAAACATCCTTTTTGGCTGTTTAGATTTgcttgatatatattttattatcgcTCATGACATTAGTATTTATTTCAGCTAAATTTTGTATCTTTAGCTTTGTTGCTGTCTTCTTTTCTTgtactttcttctttcttgtagTGGACAATGCATTACCTGTATCTTTGGTCCAGGGAGGAGGAAGAAAACCATGGAATAGTATTAACTTTGTATGTGCACATGATGGGTTCACGCTAGCTGATTTGGTGACCTATAACAACAAGCATAATTTGTCAAATGGGGAAGACAATAATGATGGagaaaatcataataatagCTGGAACTGTGGACAGGTAATATTTAGAAACCTGTTTCAGAGTTGGATTAAAagtgattttcttttacttttccttCCACTGAATGCCGTTACTTCATCTCACGATTTTTTAAGCAATCTGAATACCATTAATATTTCAATGTTCATGGCAAGATTTAAAGCCCAATACTTTAGCAGTTAGGAAATGGACATACTAGATTTATGTAGATAAGTTGTAATATGTAGGTCAAAATTGTTCACAGAAAATGAATAAAGAGGATCCATGGGGCTAATATAATCTTTCTCTTATTGTAAATCACTGATTTCATGCTCACTGAGACAAACTTGTCCAGTGTGCTCCCATCATTCGAAACTTTGCTTAGAATCCTTCTCCAAAGTTTTTCTTGGTTCTTCTTTGGATCCACAATATAGAGGTAAAACACATATTGTAAAACCCTGAAGTATTAGAATATTTATGGAAAGTTACATGACATGACCTTTGTATTAAATGTTAATCTCATTTTTGTAACTAATGTAGGAGGGGGAGTTTGTGAGTCCCTTAGTGAAGAAATTGAGGAAGCGACAAATGcggaatttttttctctctctcatggTTTCCCAGGTAAGGCCCAACTAAAAGATTAGTTCCTTTACAAATTTGTTTGGACTGAAATGACTTCTGTGTTGCATGtcaattaataataacttttgCGTTGTGCATCTCTGTATGATGTGGAAGCACATATAAAGACTCATTTAGGGGGTACAATAAAGTATTGTTTGCTAGTTTAATGTTGTTGGCTTTTTACATTGAtcaaattattctttatttatatagatgttAGCAGCACGAGTTCTGCTCACTGACTTTCAGTCTATCTTATCAGGGAGTTCCAATGATATATATGGGCGATGAATATGGACACACAAAAGGGGGAAACAACAATACCTATTGTCATGATAATTATGTGATCCTCTTGTCcacttaaaattttcaatgcATACCCCACCATATTTTCAATTCTATTAATTTCAACCTTTTTGCAGCTTAATTACTTCCAATGGGACAAAAAGGAAGAATCCTCGTCAGACTTCTTTAGATTTTGTTGCCTTGTGACTAAGTTCCGTCAGTAAGTACTTCTTCAGTTTAATTGTTTTGTCGTTAGACTTTTGCTTTTTTATCATATTCCAACGTTATAATCCTGCAGGGAATGTGAATCTATGGGCTTAGATGACTTCCCAACATCAGAGAGGCTGCAGTGGCATGGTCATTTTCCTGGAATGCCAGACTGGTCAGAAACTAGCCGTTTTGTGGCTTTTACCATGGTAAGAGAATTTTGTTGGCCATATTGCCATGTATAAGAATTGTTTCCGGTGAAAGGCAGCAAGAATCAAATCTTGGGatctattatttcttttaacctGGCCTGAAAATGTGTGGAATTTGAACGTATTTCCAGTAACTAAACCTTGAGTCTATGAGTTGAAATCGACCAGAGAAACTCAGCATCTGGAAATGGCAGTATGTGCCTGCCTAGCTAGGTTGAGGAATAATCAATATGATGCTTCTGTCTTAAGGACAAAGAATCTACGGTCAGCAGTCTCCTCTGAACATTAAGATTGGCTGGCATAACAAATTTAGCCAGTTGAATTCGAACTCCTGTTTGCTACATCTCTGGTTACTATTTGAACACGTGAAGAAAAAGTTACTCTTAGccccaaattttattttgaagtgcCAAATAATCGAACATGATAACTTGGCACATGGTATAAACTATAGGCTGAACTGCTCCAGGACTTAAACCAATACCCGCTCATTCAAAGCTGTCAATGTCATGCTCGGATTAGCATCAGTGGACTTTTTAATCTCAGTTTTTTCATTTACTAGTAATTGTCTTAGATAGAATGTTAAATCCTATACGTTCTATTATTGGATACTCCGTAAATGACTAATACCCTTATTTGGCATGAACTTGAATACAGGCAGACTCAGTCAAGGGAGAAATTTACGTTGCTTTCAATACGAGTCATTTACCTTTCACAATTACATTGCCAGAGCGTCCTGGATACAGATGGGAACCTCTTATAGATACCAGCAAGCCTGCGCCATATGATTTCCTCACCCCTGACCTTCCTGGAAGAGAAATTGCTATACAACAGTATGCTCAGTTTCTGGACGCCAATATGTATCCCATGCTTAGTTATTCGTCCGTTATCCTCTTGCGCACTCCTGATCAAAATGCGTAGCTTGGAGAATCCTGTTTCCTTGTTATTATTagcttttttatatatttctgttCCTAGTATAACCATTAAGGAAATCTTTTGGTCggtaaataaagaataaaaaatgcatCGAAAATTTTCTTCAGTTTACATAGGAAAGGAAAATAAGGAGAAGAAAAGCTGTTAGTCATGTAATCAGACGATGATGGAAAAGTGGATAAGTTGTATTGGTGCAATATATTTTAGCGAGTTTGTTCCACGTTTTTATAAAGCCTTTCATCCAGTGACTTCGTATTTTGTGTTTGGAGTGAGCAAACAAAGGAGCACTTGAAGGACAAAAATTGACCCTGCCGAGGTGTGAACCTGAGCACCTTCAGGTAAGCCATCTATGGCATCTATTTCCACTCTACCTTCTGGCTACCAAGTGCCCAAAATGTAAAAGGCATGTCATAGGaccccacttttttttttttttcagtcgTCCTTTTTATCTCTAATACGAATACACGCAATATATGAGCCTGAGATCTCCATTAACTCTTCTAATATATAACTTCCGAAGCATGAGTTGcatattgtttctaaatttcAGGCAGGCAAAGCCATATCAACACAGGCTAACAATTGACAAGTGTTCTTTTATGAGCAGGTTGGGATAATGTTATCAAGAGATTATTTCACCCATGCTCCATTTTGTTCCTCTGAAATCTACTCTTTCCCCtttctcaagaaaaaaaaaaggtttttatgACTGTCATTTTAAAATTCCTATACAGCTTTATTACTTCATCAATTGTACCTTATAAAAAGAAGACTGTTATACAACACAATCAATGTAGAAGATAGATGATATTTCAGATAATTTGACACTAAACAAAACTATTATGGTTCTTATATTACTGTTTTGTCTTATGTTGATAAACTAGTAAATTTAATGGATTCAAAATTGTATGCAAGTGGTTTTtgttttgcctttttttttagGTGTGTTGATATTCAAACTTTTTTAACCTAAAGATTTCagtctatttgaatttttttatcaacaatggTGAGTTGTCAAAGAAATTTGAAGTCTGAAAAAGTTGAAAGCATATTAAAGTGATTCAAGACATCAGATACAgcaactagaaaaaaaaaaaaaaaaactagtgaTGAGTATGTTACTTGATAATTATCATTAGTATGGAATTACCTGATGCCTACTAGAAAAGGAAGTGGTGTCTGttttgatgaagaaaagaagaatgacCATTTAAATTGAAGTGTTATCAAGCATATTttgctatatttttttctttaccaaaatttgttaaaagttGTAAAATCATGAATGTGGACGACACTTAAATAATGTTatcatcttttcctttttttttttctcttcaaccaATGTAAACATTTTGTTAATGCCTCTTATCAATCTAATATGTACGGTGaagattcaataaaaaaaaatatacgtGATATTCTGTTcaagaaacttaaaaaatatgtattttttttaagatatataaatacaattcttattttttcaaaaaaaaaaaagtactccTTTCAATTTAATTCGTTTTACATTGAGatcacttatattttttataaatagacaatcgagatcaaagtaaaatatataaaactttatatctTAGAACACTGATTCagttgttaaattttaatgaaagacttaacataaaacattttaaaaaataaattaaaatctcgtttatttatcaaatatctAGAATT
This genomic stretch from Vigna radiata var. radiata cultivar VC1973A chromosome 7, Vradiata_ver6, whole genome shotgun sequence harbors:
- the LOC106769258 gene encoding isoamylase 1, chloroplastic, with the protein product MKCFSLPSLSVPTLAVLPQCAVTVRVSLANRFSQLHESDSVIRSVAKTRAARNGGAFDTEIAVVEKPQLESLFQVSSGYPSPFGATVRDGGVNFAIYSLNALSATLCLFTLSDFQNNRVTESVPLDPLINKTGAVWHVFLKGDFTDMLYGYKFDGKFSPLEGQYYDPSRILLDPYAKAVISRGEFGALGPNGNCWPQMAGMVPSDHDEFDWEGDLPLKYPQKDLVVYEMHVRGFTKHESSNTKFPGTYLGVVEKLDHLKELGVNCLELMPCHEFNELEYSSYNSVQGDYRVNFWGYSTVNFFSPMIRYSSAGIRNCGRDGINEMKFLIKEAHKRGIEVIMDVVFNHTAEGNENGPIISFRGVDNSIYYMVAPKGEFYNYSGCGNTFNCSHPVVRQFIVDCLRYWVTEMHVDGFRFDLASIMTRSSSLWDATNVFGAPIEGDLLTTGTPLGSPPLIDLISNDPILRGVKLIAEAWDAGGLYQVGTFPHWGIWSEWNGKYRDTVRQFIKGTDGFAGAFAECLCGSPNLYQGGGRKPWNSINFVCAHDGFTLADLVTYNNKHNLSNGEDNNDGENHNNSWNCGQEGEFVSPLVKKLRKRQMRNFFLSLMVSQGVPMIYMGDEYGHTKGGNNNTYCHDNYLNYFQWDKKEESSSDFFRFCCLVTKFRQECESMGLDDFPTSERLQWHGHFPGMPDWSETSRFVAFTMADSVKGEIYVAFNTSHLPFTITLPERPGYRWEPLIDTSKPAPYDFLTPDLPGREIAIQQYAQFLDANMYPMLSYSSVILLRTPDQNA